A stretch of the Chlorobiota bacterium genome encodes the following:
- a CDS encoding diaminopimelate epimerase, which yields MPQNYYYMSGAGNLFVVAEESNFPIESDYKQIAELLCNPKNLDSILLDGLIIICKSQQCDFEMKYFNRDGSTGMMCGNGGRCAVKFAFDKGYTTQDKITFVNSQIEYSAIITERGVKVFFPEPKKFKLKFKLNLLGDMRICHFADVGTPHAVLFVDEINDLNQTLCLKDLDLNLWGKSVRNHTDFSPDGANANFVEISDLGIMLRTFERGVEAETGACGTGAISSAIISNFLRGVNKPVKVTVTSGAILYVDFDLIQGKISNLSLEGGADYFNKNNNNNK from the coding sequence ATGCCTCAAAATTACTACTATATGTCAGGTGCAGGAAATTTATTTGTCGTTGCAGAAGAATCAAATTTTCCAATCGAATCGGATTACAAACAAATTGCTGAACTATTATGCAACCCTAAGAATTTAGATAGTATTTTACTTGACGGTTTAATAATTATTTGTAAGAGTCAACAATGTGATTTTGAAATGAAATATTTTAATAGAGATGGAAGTACTGGAATGATGTGTGGAAATGGTGGAAGATGTGCAGTGAAATTTGCATTTGATAAGGGCTATACAACTCAAGATAAAATTACTTTTGTAAATTCTCAGATTGAATACTCAGCAATTATAACTGAAAGAGGGGTAAAAGTATTCTTCCCTGAACCAAAAAAATTTAAATTAAAATTCAAATTAAATCTTTTAGGTGATATGAGAATTTGTCATTTTGCTGATGTAGGTACTCCACATGCAGTCTTATTTGTTGATGAAATTAATGACTTAAATCAAACATTATGTCTTAAAGATTTGGACTTGAATTTATGGGGAAAATCTGTAAGGAATCATACTGATTTTTCACCTGATGGAGCAAATGCAAATTTTGTTGAAATAAGTGATTTGGGCATTATGTTAAGGACGTTTGAAAGAGGAGTAGAAGCCGAAACTGGGGCTTGCGGAACTGGTGCCATTTCTTCTGCTATTATTTCTAATTTTCTTAGAGGGGTTAATAAGCCTGTAAAGGTAACAGTAACAAGTGGAGCTATTTTGTATGTTGATTTTGATTTAATTCAAGGAAAAATTTCAAATTTATCATTAGAAGGTGGGGCTGATTACTTCAATAAAAATAACAATAATAATAAATGA
- a CDS encoding RidA family protein encodes MTNKNGKPVFLKSGAQALANYPHARIANGFIYVSGVSSRKEDNTHDGVKINEDGTVELDIKVQTRAVINNIKKILKLAGADLENIVDLTTFLINMEDYKHYNEAYNEFFDSYTGPSRTTVAVHQLPHKNLLIEIKVVALINHL; translated from the coding sequence ATGACCAATAAAAACGGAAAACCAGTATTTTTAAAATCAGGTGCACAAGCATTAGCTAATTACCCTCATGCAAGAATTGCAAATGGGTTCATTTATGTATCTGGTGTTTCTTCAAGAAAAGAAGATAATACTCATGATGGCGTAAAAATAAATGAAGATGGAACTGTGGAACTTGATATTAAAGTACAAACTAGAGCTGTTATTAATAACATAAAAAAGATTTTAAAACTTGCTGGTGCTGATCTAGAAAACATTGTAGATTTAACAACTTTCCTAATTAATATGGAAGATTATAAACATTATAATGAAGCCTACAACGAATTTTTTGATTCATATACTGGTCCTTCAAGAACCACTGTAGCTGTTCACCAATTACCACACAAAAATTTATTGATTGAAATAAAAGTTGTAGCTTTAATAAATCATTTATAA
- a CDS encoding MBL fold metallo-hydrolase, translated as MKIGNYIVDIIETCKFSLDGGAMFGVVPKNLWSKAYPHFDDQNRIDMSARALLIRGNGKTILVDSGCGHKMPDKLNKIYNLDYSEYTLKNELKKKGVDPQDVTDFIYTHLHFDHAGGSTFLNDKGEVEPMFPNAKHYVQTEQLKWARNPSDKDRASFMQDNWEPVISWGLIEELEGISEVLPGIEVRPLYGHTQAMQIVIIKDTNQINNSNNGLVYCADLIPTSAHLSLPYIMGYDNFPLTTLDEKKFFIREAFENNWLLCFEHDPYTQAISLSHSEKGFSIHEKVEINDNNLS; from the coding sequence ATGAAAATAGGTAATTACATTGTAGATATTATTGAAACTTGTAAGTTCTCATTAGATGGGGGAGCAATGTTTGGAGTGGTCCCAAAAAATCTTTGGAGCAAAGCATATCCTCATTTTGATGATCAAAATAGAATTGATATGTCTGCTAGAGCATTACTAATAAGAGGTAATGGAAAAACTATTTTAGTAGATTCTGGATGTGGACACAAGATGCCAGATAAATTAAATAAAATTTATAATCTAGATTATTCTGAGTATACTTTAAAAAATGAATTAAAGAAAAAAGGTGTTGACCCACAAGATGTAACCGATTTTATTTATACACATTTACATTTTGATCATGCAGGTGGTTCAACTTTTTTAAATGATAAAGGGGAAGTTGAACCTATGTTCCCCAATGCAAAGCATTATGTACAAACTGAACAACTAAAATGGGCTCGTAATCCAAGTGATAAAGATAGAGCTAGTTTTATGCAAGATAATTGGGAACCAGTTATTAGTTGGGGTTTAATAGAGGAATTAGAAGGTATTAGCGAAGTATTACCAGGAATAGAAGTTCGTCCTCTTTATGGTCACACTCAGGCAATGCAAATAGTTATAATAAAAGATACAAATCAAATAAACAATAGCAATAATGGTTTGGTTTATTGTGCAGATTTAATTCCAACATCAGCTCATTTATCATTACCTTACATAATGGGTTATGATAATTTTCCATTAACAACATTAGATGAAAAAAAATTTTTTATTCGAGAAGCATTTGAAAACAATTGGTTATTATGTTTTGAACATGACCCTTATACACAAGCAATTAGTTTATCACATTCGGAAAAAGGATTTTCAATTCATGAAAAAGTAGAAATCAACGATAATAATTTAAGTTAA
- a CDS encoding T9SS type A sorting domain-containing protein: MKQKFLFTKLTFAIIAYCFCSFKATSQNFRLTSGDAHFGALIDQNYIVQTWGDNHFGQLGDSTSISRDYMYPVFKGAYNGSAFLGDNNSNRVFSISIAEFHGLALTEKGEVFSWGNNGNGRLGVNSTSDKWLPVRVLKGDYPGTNYLGDDSLNKIISVIAYGDASYALSELGEVYSWGFNSEGQLGTGDVIEYHSPKRVLKGTYPGTNFLGDAASNKIIQIAAGSNSGYALTSNGLVYSWGTNYNGELGDGTDTSRLTPVQVISGAYGGNIFLGDDTTDKVVKIFASENNAFVLTSKHKLFAWGYNFYGTLGDNTMVNKNYPMRPLAGDYPGTYIGDSPSDFIVQVAGGRAHTLFLTLSGKVYATGWNPGGQLGNGTTSNRELPVQVRSGTYQGSAFLGELLSNPILTIGTGYASSYAIDKHGEVYSWGGDDYPRPKFNILISGALGDCNSAINQVRPVNVKDGSCNDVLLPVELTLFTAEAINKNNIKINWKTASESNCAYFELSRKTKLENEWGIIQLVKGSGSTSTPQNYEFQDDITLAENDNIIDYKLVEITIDGSKRHIASCRVNLANVNNSMTELYQANPNPANSETSINYSILEDGLVKIFLFDVNGKHISTLFEGYEKVGKHSQNVSLTDIQSGTYNIRFISNGIILNKILKVIK; the protein is encoded by the coding sequence ATGAAACAGAAGTTTCTTTTTACAAAACTTACATTTGCTATTATTGCATATTGCTTTTGCTCTTTTAAAGCTACCTCTCAAAACTTTAGATTAACATCTGGTGATGCACATTTTGGGGCATTAATTGACCAGAATTACATTGTTCAAACTTGGGGAGATAATCATTTTGGTCAGCTTGGAGATAGCACATCCATAAGCAGAGATTATATGTACCCTGTTTTTAAAGGTGCATATAATGGTTCAGCATTTCTTGGAGACAATAATTCAAATAGAGTGTTCTCAATTTCAATTGCAGAGTTTCATGGTTTAGCTTTAACAGAAAAAGGTGAAGTTTTTTCTTGGGGAAATAACGGTAATGGTAGATTAGGTGTTAATTCAACTTCTGATAAATGGTTACCTGTTAGAGTTTTAAAAGGAGATTACCCTGGTACAAATTATTTAGGAGATGATTCATTGAATAAAATAATAAGTGTAATTGCTTATGGTGATGCTAGTTATGCTCTTTCTGAACTTGGTGAAGTTTACTCTTGGGGCTTTAATAGTGAAGGTCAATTAGGTACTGGCGATGTTATTGAATACCATTCACCAAAAAGAGTTTTAAAAGGTACTTACCCTGGAACAAATTTTCTTGGTGATGCTGCTTCTAATAAGATAATCCAAATTGCCGCAGGTAGTAATTCTGGTTATGCTCTTACTTCAAATGGTTTAGTTTATTCTTGGGGTACAAATTATAATGGAGAATTAGGTGATGGCACAGATACTTCAAGGTTAACACCAGTTCAAGTTATAAGTGGTGCTTATGGTGGGAATATATTCCTTGGTGATGATACAACTGATAAAGTTGTTAAAATTTTTGCTTCTGAAAACAATGCTTTTGTTCTTACAAGTAAACACAAACTTTTTGCTTGGGGATATAACTTCTATGGTACATTAGGAGATAATACAATGGTAAATAAAAATTATCCAATGAGACCATTAGCGGGTGATTATCCTGGAACATATATTGGTGATTCTCCATCAGACTTTATTGTTCAAGTTGCTGGTGGTCGTGCTCATACTCTTTTCTTAACTTTAAGTGGAAAAGTTTATGCTACTGGTTGGAATCCTGGTGGACAATTGGGTAATGGTACAACTTCAAATAGAGAACTTCCTGTACAAGTTAGATCAGGAACTTATCAAGGTTCTGCATTTTTAGGTGAGTTATTATCAAACCCAATATTAACAATTGGAACAGGTTATGCTTCAAGTTATGCAATTGATAAACATGGTGAAGTTTATTCATGGGGTGGAGATGATTATCCAAGACCAAAATTTAACATATTAATTTCTGGTGCTTTAGGTGATTGTAATTCTGCAATTAACCAAGTAAGACCAGTAAATGTAAAAGATGGTTCTTGTAATGATGTTTTGCTACCAGTTGAGTTAACTCTTTTTACTGCAGAAGCAATCAACAAAAACAATATTAAAATTAATTGGAAAACAGCATCTGAATCTAATTGTGCTTACTTTGAATTATCTAGAAAAACTAAGCTGGAAAACGAATGGGGTATTATTCAACTTGTTAAGGGAAGTGGTTCAACTTCAACACCTCAAAATTATGAATTTCAAGATGATATAACATTAGCAGAAAATGATAATATTATTGATTATAAATTAGTTGAAATAACAATTGATGGTAGTAAAAGGCATATAGCATCTTGCAGAGTGAATCTTGCAAATGTTAATAATTCAATGACTGAATTATATCAAGCAAACCCAAATCCTGCAAATTCTGAAACGAGTATTAATTACTCAATTTTAGAAGATGGTTTAGTTAAAATATTTTTATTCGATGTAAATGGTAAACATATAAGTACTCTTTTTGAGGGGTATGAAAAAGTTGGTAAGCATTCTCAGAATGTTAGTTTAACAGATATTCAATCTGGTACTTATAATATAAGATTTATTTCAAATGGAATTATTCTAAATAAAATACTTAAAGTTATAAAGTAA
- the rpmF gene encoding 50S ribosomal protein L32, translated as MPNPKRRHSKSRRDKRRTHYKLTAPSFGKCPKCSEAKLNHTACRACGYYNGRVILSVTETT; from the coding sequence ATGCCAAATCCAAAGAGAAGACATTCTAAGTCTCGCAGAGATAAGCGCAGAACGCACTATAAATTAACTGCTCCTTCATTTGGTAAGTGCCCAAAATGTAGTGAAGCTAAATTAAATCATACTGCTTGCCGTGCTTGTGGTTATTATAATGGAAGAGTTATACTAAGCGTTACCGAGACTACTTAA
- a CDS encoding DUF177 domain-containing protein, producing MESLNKSFIEINISNQSEGEHTYKITCNAKDLSLENFSEKIELDVSVKRVSNQFFVSCKVKGNRLNECDRCLIEFTNLVEEFFNICYVLENVNSRHSKLMGVGNDEDAENDEYRFLPPETNMLILDEDVKDVFLTSTPLKNLCKEDCKGLCQHCGVDLNINKCSCENTQIDPRWAKLLELKK from the coding sequence ATGGAATCCTTGAATAAAAGTTTTATTGAAATAAATATCTCTAACCAAAGTGAAGGTGAGCATACTTATAAAATAACTTGCAATGCAAAGGATTTATCGTTAGAAAATTTTTCAGAAAAAATTGAATTAGATGTTTCTGTAAAAAGAGTATCAAACCAATTTTTTGTATCTTGCAAAGTTAAGGGTAACAGATTAAATGAGTGTGATAGATGCCTTATTGAATTTACAAATTTAGTTGAAGAATTTTTTAACATATGTTATGTTTTAGAAAATGTGAATAGCAGGCATTCAAAGTTGATGGGAGTTGGGAATGATGAAGATGCTGAAAATGATGAATATAGGTTTTTACCTCCTGAAACAAATATGTTAATTTTAGATGAGGATGTAAAAGATGTTTTTTTGACATCTACTCCACTTAAAAATTTATGTAAGGAAGATTGCAAAGGGCTTTGCCAACACTGTGGGGTTGATTTAAATATCAATAAGTGCAGTTGTGAAAATACGCAAATTGATCCAAGATGGGCTAAGTTATTGGAATTAAAAAAATGA
- a CDS encoding DUF58 domain-containing protein: protein MIQKLMEYQKYLNPSIVSKISSLELKAKYIVEGFIMGLHKSPFHGFSVEFAEHRQYMPGDEIKRIDWKIYGKTNKFYVKQYEEETNLKCYIVLDSSASMGYCSNKKLPNKFEYALSLSAAFAYLMIKQQDAVGAGVYNNKLNSFLPAHSRLNYLSEIMKVLSDAKPSSGTMSSKALNLMAERIKRRGLVIVISDFLDDINESISALKHFRHKQNEVIAIQLLDPLEKSFNFDYNATFRDMETGEQMVSQPSQIKNDYQITINNFLKKFKKECSNSGIDYLLIDTSTPFDTALTEYISKRRKML, encoded by the coding sequence ATTATTCAAAAACTTATGGAATATCAAAAGTATCTAAATCCTAGTATTGTTTCAAAAATATCTTCATTAGAACTAAAAGCAAAATATATTGTTGAAGGATTTATTATGGGATTACATAAGTCACCATTTCATGGATTTTCAGTAGAATTTGCAGAACATAGGCAGTATATGCCTGGCGATGAAATTAAGAGAATTGATTGGAAAATTTATGGTAAAACTAACAAGTTTTATGTAAAACAATATGAAGAAGAGACTAATTTAAAATGTTATATAGTTTTAGATTCATCGGCTTCTATGGGTTATTGTTCAAATAAAAAATTACCTAATAAATTCGAGTATGCACTTTCGCTTTCAGCTGCTTTTGCTTACTTAATGATTAAACAACAAGATGCCGTTGGTGCTGGAGTTTACAATAATAAGTTAAATAGTTTTCTCCCTGCTCATTCTAGATTAAACTACTTATCTGAAATTATGAAAGTACTTTCTGATGCTAAGCCAAGTAGTGGAACTATGTCTAGTAAAGCTTTAAATCTAATGGCTGAAAGAATTAAACGTAGAGGTCTTGTAATTGTAATTAGCGATTTTTTAGATGATATAAATGAGAGTATTTCAGCACTCAAACACTTTAGGCATAAACAGAATGAAGTAATTGCAATACAACTTCTAGATCCATTAGAAAAATCTTTTAACTTTGATTACAATGCAACTTTTCGTGATATGGAAACTGGTGAACAAATGGTTTCACAACCAAGTCAAATTAAAAATGATTATCAAATAACAATTAATAATTTTTTAAAAAAATTTAAAAAAGAATGTAGTAATTCAGGTATTGATTATTTATTAATTGATACTTCAACTCCTTTTGATACAGCACTTACAGAGTATATCTCTAAAAGAAGAAAAATGTTATAA
- a CDS encoding DUF2279 domain-containing protein, giving the protein MNRLCFIIFGTLILNINLNAQFKNEVLTYSKVNMDTLNSQIKYERLIPAICLTVGFVIYSLSSQAHFYSGADTSFYFNFYNDWNYAKGADKFGHAFAGYSLALGTKEILQFSGVDTVSSLWLGAGVSILHQTLIEVEDGFITAKEGIVPYFGFSFGDLGADLVGALLPVAQHYSPFFSNVRYKFSINPSDFIKGKFEGKYERFKEASHDYDSKNNWLSFSVYDKLPESFKNYYPKFLNLAIGNSVKNVRDKNWEYVGGGNHELFLSFDYDMEKLLPDGADWWMAVKKFLNLYKYPAPCLKIYPELIFYPIRF; this is encoded by the coding sequence ATGAATAGATTATGTTTCATAATATTTGGCACATTAATATTAAATATTAACCTAAATGCTCAATTTAAAAATGAAGTTTTAACTTATAGTAAAGTTAATATGGATACTTTAAATAGTCAAATTAAATATGAAAGATTAATACCTGCAATATGCTTAACAGTTGGGTTCGTAATTTATTCTTTGTCTTCTCAAGCTCATTTTTATTCTGGAGCAGACACTTCATTTTATTTCAATTTTTATAATGATTGGAATTATGCTAAAGGAGCAGATAAATTTGGACATGCTTTTGCGGGATATTCACTCGCTTTAGGTACAAAAGAAATACTTCAATTTTCTGGTGTTGATACTGTAAGTTCACTTTGGCTTGGGGCTGGAGTTTCTATATTACATCAAACTCTAATAGAAGTTGAAGATGGGTTTATAACTGCAAAGGAAGGAATTGTGCCATATTTCGGATTTAGTTTCGGAGACCTTGGAGCAGATTTGGTTGGAGCTTTACTACCAGTTGCTCAACATTACTCCCCATTTTTTTCAAATGTAAGATACAAATTTTCAATAAATCCTTCTGATTTTATCAAAGGAAAATTTGAAGGAAAATATGAAAGATTTAAAGAAGCATCTCATGATTATGATAGTAAAAACAACTGGTTATCTTTTAGTGTTTACGATAAACTTCCAGAATCTTTCAAAAATTATTATCCTAAATTCTTGAATTTAGCAATTGGAAACTCAGTGAAAAATGTAAGAGATAAAAATTGGGAATATGTTGGTGGTGGGAATCATGAGTTATTTTTATCATTCGATTATGATATGGAAAAGTTGTTACCAGATGGAGCTGACTGGTGGATGGCAGTTAAAAAATTTCTAAACTTATATAAATATCCAGCCCCTTGTTTGAAAATTTATCCTGAATTAATATTTTATCCTATTAGGTTTTAA
- a CDS encoding short-chain dehydrogenase produces the protein MKITGSRVLVLGGWGLVGNAVCKKILSEKPSCLIVTSLNEKEANDAQNQLQTNYPDIEIKSWSGNIFGRNEYKHTPKSELIIDVTKRRELIADIMEDLSDKMLGESALYNLLIEFKPDIVIDCINSATAIAYQDIYTSARATLKAIDEGDNVNSATENLLTTLYVPQLIRHIQILFKGLKDADSGMYLKIGTAGAGGMGLNIPYTHSEERPSRVLLSKSAVAGAHTLLLFMMARTPNGPIIKEIKPTATIAWKRIESGEVLRKGNPIPLVDCTPENSINVSEMFNLKEENCYTNLNKNLTAPFIDTGENGIFSTGEFETISSLDQMEMITPEEIAEAVRFEVMGGNSGHDVIAGLDGTVFGPTYRGGQLRERALDRLKKLEKETSINSVAFEMLGPPRLSKLLYEAHILGLVGGSIKSILNSDEELISQTAEALIKTNSDLRSKIISIGIPILLRDGVSILRGESVKIPPYRGEDKIISNIINIEEWANAGWVDLRVENILKWKIRLKKIVEYVSTQSIKDSSSSENFNLHYWENFDTMPIGKICGWIFTIEEEGARMKA, from the coding sequence ATGAAAATTACTGGAAGTCGAGTTCTTGTGCTAGGAGGTTGGGGACTTGTTGGAAATGCAGTCTGTAAAAAAATATTATCAGAAAAACCATCTTGTCTTATTGTTACATCACTTAACGAAAAAGAGGCAAATGATGCTCAAAATCAACTTCAAACTAATTATCCTGATATTGAGATAAAATCATGGTCTGGAAATATCTTTGGAAGGAATGAATATAAGCATACCCCAAAATCAGAACTAATAATAGATGTTACTAAAAGACGAGAATTAATAGCAGATATAATGGAGGATCTAAGCGATAAAATGCTTGGGGAGTCTGCACTTTATAATCTGTTAATTGAGTTCAAACCAGATATTGTAATTGATTGTATTAATAGTGCCACTGCAATTGCATACCAAGATATTTATACTTCCGCTCGAGCTACTCTCAAAGCAATTGATGAAGGTGATAACGTAAATTCTGCAACAGAAAATTTACTTACAACTTTATATGTTCCTCAGTTAATCAGACATATTCAGATATTGTTTAAAGGTCTTAAAGACGCAGATTCTGGAATGTACCTAAAAATTGGTACTGCTGGAGCAGGTGGAATGGGTTTGAATATACCATATACTCATTCTGAAGAAAGACCTTCAAGAGTTCTACTCAGTAAAAGTGCAGTTGCAGGAGCACATACTTTGTTATTGTTTATGATGGCTAGAACACCTAATGGTCCTATTATAAAAGAGATAAAGCCAACTGCAACAATTGCTTGGAAGCGCATAGAATCAGGCGAAGTTTTAAGAAAAGGGAATCCAATTCCATTAGTGGATTGTACTCCTGAAAATTCTATAAATGTATCTGAAATGTTTAACTTAAAAGAAGAGAATTGTTATACTAATTTAAACAAAAATTTAACAGCTCCTTTTATTGATACTGGAGAAAATGGAATATTTTCTACAGGCGAATTTGAAACTATTTCTTCTTTAGATCAAATGGAAATGATTACTCCAGAAGAAATTGCTGAAGCTGTTAGGTTTGAAGTTATGGGTGGTAATTCTGGCCATGATGTTATTGCAGGGCTTGATGGAACTGTATTTGGACCAACTTACCGTGGTGGTCAACTAAGAGAAAGAGCGCTCGATAGATTGAAAAAACTTGAGAAAGAAACTTCAATTAACTCAGTTGCATTTGAAATGTTAGGTCCACCAAGATTATCAAAGCTACTCTATGAAGCTCACATTTTAGGCTTAGTTGGAGGATCAATAAAATCAATTTTAAATTCAGATGAAGAATTAATATCTCAAACAGCAGAGGCTTTAATTAAAACTAATTCTGATTTGAGGTCAAAAATAATTTCAATTGGAATACCAATTTTATTAAGAGATGGAGTTAGTATTTTAAGAGGAGAATCAGTGAAAATACCACCTTATAGAGGTGAAGATAAAATCATTTCTAATATAATTAATATAGAAGAATGGGCTAATGCTGGTTGGGTTGATTTACGAGTTGAAAATATTTTAAAATGGAAAATTAGATTAAAAAAAATAGTAGAATATGTTTCAACACAATCAATAAAAGATTCATCAAGTAGCGAGAATTTTAATTTACATTATTGGGAAAATTTTGATACTATGCCTATTGGAAAAATTTGTGGTTGGATTTTTACAATCGAAGAAGAAGGGGCAAGAATGAAAGCTTAA